The window attttgattagaatatacattatttattaggTGATTTAATTCTATGCTATTTTACCTCCAAAAGCTTCTCAACGATAAGTGGTCTAAGATTTTCAAATCTTTGAATAGCTTCACGGACAAAAACTAGAACATCAGTAGCAGCAGCTTCATTGTTTTCTGACAAGAAGTCTGTTAGCACTGGTATGACTGTTGCTGCAACATCTGAGAATTTAATTGAACAAGCATGTAAAGTCCTTACAAGTAATTGTCGATATCTTCCAGCATCTTCATGTTCACCACCAGCAGTTCTaagaacttctttttttaaaagttGAACCATTTCCTCAACTGTACGATTAGTTACTAAATCCATTGCTAAAGCTAATGTTTTTGTTCTTACTTCTAATGCAGGTGAacctataatataaaatattaataaaataatattatttaattaatatttcaaaaatattagaGAAAATATACCTAAAACTCTAAGCACATCCATAACAAGATCTTGAAGAACTCTTTCATAGATAGGGCTATCTTTCATGGCAATTAGACGATCAAGTACAATAAGCTTCACATTGTTGTCACTTTCTTTAACAACTAATTCAATGTAACAAGATGCTGCTGCTTTAATTGCTGTTGGTACATTAGAGAGAGTTATTAAAGTACCAGCTGCTTCATAACGTACAGCTGCACTAGGTGAATTTAATAAACTGTAAATACATCTAATAAAGCGTGCCCTTTCGGTTGGATTTGCTAAACAAAcctaaaattgatatatttaaattattaagttgttgaataataataaattctaccAATAATACATaccttataaattaattccaCAATAactaattgtaaaatatctCCAAAACTAGGCACTTGGTCTAAACATGCAGCTAAATAAGCTAAAGCTTTATTTTGATCTGCATGTAATAACATCAAAAATGCATTTCTTCTACACGACATATCTTGTTCTCCTTCTAAATATTTTGCTATTAAATCTGGTGCATCTGGTATTAGAAATTCAAAATTCCTGTATATAGTAAAAATTGCTAACACTGCATTACGTCTGACATAAGAATGTCTATGTTCCAAACAAGCTGTTATTGATGGCATAAGAGGTTCTAAAAGCTCTGGTTCTTtcaatttacataaaaatctgaaaatgatcaatatttcaagattttctttatattatctatattctagatattatctctctttattattaaaaatacatatcaATACCTTAAAGTTGATCCTCTTACAAATTCATTTGGATGTTGCAAATCTTTTCTATAAGCATCACATACCAAAATCATTTCTTGAAGTAGTTTTCCATCGGGAGAAGTTTTTGGAACGATTTCCCAAAATATTAGAAGaagttttttaattgtatGATCTTGCAATGGTAAAACAAATCTAATGATTGTCATAAGTAAACCTGGTAAACGTTCGCCActtaaaatcatataaatagtTTTCTTAAGTGCTTCAATTTTTGTATGAACATCGCCTTTTTCAAGATCTTGTTTCAATTGCAGCTCATTCAAAGGTTCTGTATCCGTCGGTATGTTAATTAAGGTATAACAAGGTTGTTCTACCAAAGTactcattttgtttttattgttcaaTCCACTGTGCTGCAAAGTATTTAACTgtattgaaatattgaaacaTTATAGTAGCAACAGAAATTTTATTAGAGAAAATCATGATACATGAAAAATaaggttaattttttttattaaagtatataCAGCTTTATTCAACATATCAATATAcctgaattatattatacatacctaAATCAGAAAAGATCTTGTAAAAAACACTGTtgataatatgtattaaagatatttatcatttataagcACTAGATTTTACAAGAACATTTCTAAGTAGAAGAGGAAACGGCATACGTGTCAACTTCTGATGCTATTGAGAAAAGAGATGGcgctaataatagtaaatctttaatatgtttatctaCCTTGTGCATCTAATGTTAATACTAAtgcgtattaatattaaacaattatatttaaaatattatcaatagtaTTACTAATTCGTTATTTGATGTAAATACTAAATTatacttaatttatatatgtatatatgtacgtatataggATGTGTAAAAATGTGCGGCAAAACTTTAAGGGTATGTATTACTGATCAaatcagataaaaaaaagatcatgaattcaaaacataattttttgaatctttgtgtgtgtgtgtgtgtgtgtgtgtgtatgtataaaagaaagatattctaAGATATAAAGTAATAGAATAGctataatatgttaatataattaattgaaaacgaTATATCTATGTGTGGATAGATATTATTGAATCTGTATtgctatataatattatttcataataaatgtaaataaaaatatttatgatgtaGGACCagaaattattctatataaattaaataaatatgaaaattgttgtttgttaataatacacaaaaagaaagaaaattcgataaaatttatatagaaaaataaagaaatcttgtcaataataatctgtaatttttatgaaattataatcaaaataataatacaaaataacaacgaaaacgaaataaagTGTGTATACAAACaacatatacaaaaaaataatatttaataattttttcttatacataatatattatctttatctaaaAGGGTTAAATTTACTGATACTTATATAAGGTCCCATGGTGTAATGGTTAGCACTCTGGACTCTGAATCCAGCGATCCGAGTTCAAATCTCGGTGGGACCTacccttttttgttttttttatttaattttcatttataagtCAGTACAatgttatacgtatataataaaattataatagttatattctttacaataaaaatataaatttacttaTAAATGTTTTTGGCAATAaagctttattattactattattatttaatttttattatttgaccatataattatagtctaaaaactttatttaatttcctaattaaattaaacgttGACTTTTACCTTTACGTTGACTTTATCTTTTTGCGTCATGTTTTTTCTACCACGTCATTATCAGTATTCCTCTTTTACACTTTATCCACCTCACGTAATAAttccttattttttcaattacaagtctattaatttaaattgtaaTGGAGATGCGATAGTATTGATTAAACGATTGTGTAATTTTAAAGGTGAATGATGCCATTCGATACGGAAATTTTGTAGTAactaaataaatcattaaaatataaaatttcacaatatatatatattaagtaattaatatatgcatatattatgtattataattaaataatatatttaataaacaaacCTTTAACactaaaatttcaatttcaaacTCAGCAAATCGTCTACCAATACATGTACGAGCTCCAAAACCAAATGGCATGTAAGAAAACGGATGAGCGTTTTTTGCTGATGGAAATGCTGTTTCTCCTCGTATCCATCTTTCCGGTATAAACTCAACTGGATTTTTGAATTCTTTAGGATCTAGTGCCAATAATGAATGTCCTAATATAATATCacactaaaagaaaaaaaaatatttgtatttatatacgtgcgtgtatatatgtatgcatgtatgtatgtatgtatgtatgtatgtatgtatgtatgtatgtatgtatgtatgtatgtatgtatgtatgtatgtatgtatgtatgtatgtatgtatgtatgtatgtatgtatgcatgtatgtatatatgtatatatttaacacgctcacatacacacacaaatgtaTTTTGGACgtttataaatttctctctctctctctctttctctctctctttctctctctctttccccctctctctctctctctctctctctctctctatctatctatctatctatctatctatctatctatctatctatctatctttagatctctttttatttttcactctttctctctttctctctaaaatTCAATGGTCTAATGTCTTACGTCTTTCGGTATATTATATCCACCTATAACAATATCATCTCGTATGGTTCTAAGAGTACCTATGGCGATCGGTGATAGTCTAAGAGATTCTTTAAGACATGCTTTTAAATATGGAATCTTTTTCATAGTTTCTACCGTAATTGGTGATTCTTTATCAGGTAATGCTAACTTGATTTCTTTGTGCAATTTTTCTTGAGCTCGTGGATTCATTGCTAAATGATACAATAACATTCCGCATGTATTACTTGTCTGAAAAATAgattagattattttatatgattatatatattatacttattttatatgattatataataaacggatttattattatctaccgTATCAACACCAGCAGTTAACATATCTAATGCCATTACATAAGCAATTTGCTCATCAATAAACAAAAGTTTATCTAATACGCTTCGTTCACGCGTATTGGATGTCGTTTCattatgtaatttttctttcgcctgagtaatatatttaattgctATTCTGTGAATAAAAAcatatcgaattaatttgataagtaataaaaaaatatattattttacctaatattatatctacatataaatataaatgatattaccCATTAAGAGTATCTAGAACattgaaaaacttttttaaagTACGCGTGTTATATATTCTCCACAAGGACGGCATTAGCTCTAAACGAAACATAAGATTGAACATGTCATGTATGCTATCGATCATTTTCTGAGGTTCCGAATCTTCAGCTATATTAGATTTTAAACAGCCCAATCGATGATTTAACGCGATTGCACATATTgctaaaatgaaaatattaacaatgtgttaataactttaaaaaattttcgtacgcttttctcttttttaaaccaatttataataatatttgtagatataataaaatatttacattctaGTGCCcatttattcatttcgttattaaacGAAGTAGGTAGTTCCAACGTAATAGGATTTCTTAATTCTTCTcgtattttttgtataaattctATAGCAATTTCAGTCATTTGTCCAATATGTGGATTAATAACACGTGGCTGCATCATGTGTTGATTAACTTTTGTCCGAAAATCATACCAATCTTTACCTTGactaaattaacattatttttcaaataaagtatacctttttattttcttaattaatattttattttcttatgataaataaatcaagTTTATGCTGACCTCGTTGTTAAAccatattttcctttataaatCCATTCTCTATTTATGCGATAATAATGTAACGATTCCATGGCGATCCTTTGCGGCCATGGACCTTCTGTACGATATACCTTTTCAATTAATgttgaagaaaatataaaaatggtcTTACGCTTATTTGGCAAACCATCTATCTTAACTATATCTCCATATTGATCACGAAGCATTTTTAATTGTGTTACAAACGACTTATTTCCAAATTCGCCTATATTagaagtattatattatagaataattaGCGATTAAgaaggtttctttttttttttttgtaaataataaatatctgtatatatatgtatatttaaatgtcATACCGATAAAAGGTATAAATCTAAAAGTATTTCCTATTAACCATATCGGTTTTGGTCCAGGTATATCGTCATAAGAGCGAACAGTTgttatattatcgtttgtttCGATCGAATATGGCACAGTTTTTATACAACGTTTCAATAATCCATTAATGACGGATAttttgttgtaattataaaaatttaatctcaCACTCATTGTATgcatataaatctat is drawn from Vespa crabro chromosome 10, iyVesCrab1.2, whole genome shotgun sequence and contains these coding sequences:
- the LOC124427385 gene encoding probable cytochrome P450 12b2, mitochondrial isoform X2, whose amino-acid sequence is MHTMSVRLNFYNYNKISVINGLLKRCIKTVPYSIETNDNITTVRSYDDIPGPKPIWLIGNTFRFIPFIGEFGNKSFVTQLKMLRDQYGDIVKIDGLPNKRKTIFIFSSTLIEKVYRTEGPWPQRIAMESLHYYRINREWIYKGKYGLTTSQGKDWYDFRTKVNQHMMQPRVINPHIGQMTEIAIEFIQKIREELRNPITLELPTSFNNEMNKWALESICAIALNHRLGCLKSNIAEDSEPQKMIDSIHDMFNLMFRLELMPSLWRIYNTRTLKKFFNVLDTLNGIAIKYITQAKEKLHNETTSNTRERSVLDKLLFIDEQIAYVMALDMLTAGVDTTSNTCGMLLYHLAMNPRAQEKLHKEIKLALPDKESPITVETMKKIPYLKACLKESLRLSPIAIGTLRTIRDDIVIGGYNIPKDCDIILGHSLLALDPKEFKNPVEFIPERWIRGETAFPSAKNAHPFSYMPFGFGARTCIGRRFAEFEIEILVLKLLQNFRIEWHHSPLKLHNRLINTIASPLQFKLIDL
- the LOC124427385 gene encoding probable cytochrome P450 12b2, mitochondrial isoform X1, with product MQIYMHTMSVRLNFYNYNKISVINGLLKRCIKTVPYSIETNDNITTVRSYDDIPGPKPIWLIGNTFRFIPFIGEFGNKSFVTQLKMLRDQYGDIVKIDGLPNKRKTIFIFSSTLIEKVYRTEGPWPQRIAMESLHYYRINREWIYKGKYGLTTSQGKDWYDFRTKVNQHMMQPRVINPHIGQMTEIAIEFIQKIREELRNPITLELPTSFNNEMNKWALESICAIALNHRLGCLKSNIAEDSEPQKMIDSIHDMFNLMFRLELMPSLWRIYNTRTLKKFFNVLDTLNGIAIKYITQAKEKLHNETTSNTRERSVLDKLLFIDEQIAYVMALDMLTAGVDTTSNTCGMLLYHLAMNPRAQEKLHKEIKLALPDKESPITVETMKKIPYLKACLKESLRLSPIAIGTLRTIRDDIVIGGYNIPKDCDIILGHSLLALDPKEFKNPVEFIPERWIRGETAFPSAKNAHPFSYMPFGFGARTCIGRRFAEFEIEILVLKLLQNFRIEWHHSPLKLHNRLINTIASPLQFKLIDL